Proteins from a single region of Shinella zoogloeoides:
- a CDS encoding putative bifunctional diguanylate cyclase/phosphodiesterase codes for MKSADHAALDVSQTDLHAMAYTDPLTGLGNLYRLRDKVRQIAKEREEDPAPFAIGIANLDGFKPINDLFGPRAGDEILCQVAHRLKACIPDGATVTRHGGDEFAFVLPLVFERKGAEKIGQMLREVLSAPFDLGDRNVRLSASFGFAIYPFAGEDFTELLKSADTALYRSKRRGRGQITVYSQEIALEMKRATQLEQALRNAIIANEVDVHFQPIVSLRDDTVVGFEALARWCDADLGYVSPAVFVPLAEERGFIDALSDTLLRKAAEAALSWPKELFLSFNLSSAQLMDPKTAFNTLAILNRVGLDPRRLELEITETAVMTDADTAQKIVGELRAAGVRISLDDFGTGQSSLGRLRDFTFDKVKIDRAFVSRISNDKASEHIIKAIVAMCEGLDLAVVAEGIEDFSEALKLKALGCGMGQGYFYGKPADAVATLRFLADRYISVEGRAAS; via the coding sequence ATGAAGTCTGCTGACCACGCGGCGCTGGACGTTTCCCAGACTGACCTTCATGCCATGGCCTATACCGACCCGCTCACCGGGCTCGGCAACCTCTACCGGCTGCGCGATAAGGTACGCCAGATCGCCAAGGAGCGCGAGGAAGACCCGGCGCCCTTCGCCATCGGCATCGCCAATCTCGACGGCTTCAAACCCATCAACGACCTGTTCGGCCCGCGCGCGGGCGACGAGATTCTCTGCCAGGTGGCCCACCGCCTGAAGGCCTGCATTCCCGACGGCGCGACCGTGACGCGCCATGGCGGCGACGAATTCGCCTTCGTGCTGCCGCTGGTCTTCGAGCGCAAGGGCGCGGAGAAGATCGGCCAGATGCTGCGCGAGGTGCTGTCCGCCCCCTTCGACCTCGGCGACCGCAACGTGCGGCTCTCCGCCTCCTTCGGCTTCGCCATCTATCCCTTCGCCGGCGAGGACTTCACCGAGCTCCTGAAAAGCGCCGACACCGCGCTCTACCGCTCGAAACGCCGCGGCCGTGGCCAGATCACCGTCTACTCGCAGGAAATCGCGCTGGAGATGAAGCGGGCGACGCAGCTAGAACAGGCGCTGCGCAACGCCATCATCGCCAATGAGGTGGACGTGCATTTCCAGCCGATCGTCAGCCTGCGCGACGATACGGTGGTCGGCTTCGAGGCGCTGGCGCGCTGGTGCGACGCCGACCTCGGTTACGTCTCGCCCGCCGTCTTCGTGCCGCTGGCCGAGGAGCGCGGCTTCATCGACGCGCTGTCCGACACGCTGCTGCGCAAGGCGGCGGAGGCGGCGCTGTCCTGGCCGAAGGAACTCTTCCTCTCCTTCAACCTCTCCTCCGCCCAGTTGATGGACCCGAAGACGGCGTTCAACACGCTGGCGATCCTCAACCGCGTCGGCCTCGATCCGCGCCGGCTGGAGCTGGAAATCACCGAAACGGCCGTGATGACCGATGCGGACACGGCGCAGAAGATCGTCGGGGAACTGCGGGCGGCGGGCGTGCGCATCTCGCTCGACGATTTCGGCACCGGCCAGTCGAGCCTCGGGCGCCTGCGCGACTTCACCTTCGACAAGGTGAAGATCGACCGCGCCTTCGTCTCGCGCATCTCCAACGACAAGGCCTCCGAGCATATCATCAAGGCCATCGTCGCCATGTGCGAGGGCCTCGACCTTGCCGTGGTGGCCGAAGGCATCGAGGATTTCTCCGAGGCGCTGAAGCTGAAGGCGCTCGGCTGCGGCATGGGGCAAGGCTATTTCTACGGCAAGCCGGCCGACGCCGTCGCGACCCTGCGCTTCCTTGCCGACCGCTATATCAGCGTCGAAGGCCGCGCCGCGTCCTGA